CGCCGAGCAGAAGCGCCCCTGGCACCTTCCCCAAATCTCGGCCATGGAAATCTACAATGTCCATCCGGACTTCATGGAGGAACTGCTCGGCTGGCGCCTGCACCGGCTCGTCACCAATGTCCTGGTGAATCTCCACGCCTATCCCGACCAGACTTTCCGGCTGGCTTTCGACCCCAGCACCCCGGTGATCGAGAACTGGGACGAGATGAACATCAGCCGGAAAATCGGCGGTTTCGGCGGCAACGACACCCACCAGAACGTGGGCATCTATGGGATTTACAAGCCTGACGGCTCCCTCCTCATCCGCCATGCCGAGGGGGAGGACATCAAGACCTACAAGCTCAATTTCCTCAGCCGGGGGCTGTTGCGGCTGTTCTTCGGGCCCCTTGAGCCGAACAGGGAAATTTTCAGATTCCAGATTGACCGCTACGAGCGCATGACCCGCCACGTCTGCACCCATGTGCTCGCAAAAGACCTCACGGAGGAGGAAATCATCACGGCCATCAAGGAGGGGCGGGCCTTCGTCGGTTTCGACATGCTGGCGGACAGCACCGGCTTTGTCTGGATGGCCAAAGACGGCAACCGGCAGGCCGTCATGGGCGAGAGCATCCCCTACTCGCCGACCCTGAAACTCGTCGCCGCATCGCCCCATCTCTGCCGCTTCATCGTCCGCCGCCACGGCATCAAGGTTCATGAGGCCGAGGGGGCCACCCTCGAGTGGAAGCCCGAGCAGCCCGGCAAATACCGCGTCGAGGCGGAACTCAAAATCCTCGGCGAATGGGTCCCCTGGGTTTACTCCAACCCTGTCGAAATCACCGAACCCGGCGCCGCCGCGCCCGCGGACGGGGCGGATGCCGCC
This genomic stretch from Candidatus Hydrogenedentota bacterium harbors:
- a CDS encoding PHP domain-containing protein, with the protein product MSSNSPRRPGLLRRLFKWLVRGVLLLLVLLVAAFIIVFWGALKNRFVVFPQQAVAWQTIKDNRINVPYQTGWNEYRGAIHNHSEISHDSEVPFEEILRVMKEVGRDFIIMSDHCQDGGNLYGLQWKGIHDGVLFIQGFEMQAGFMPVGLPEGTVLDCKDDPEVLAKKVEEAGGSVFIIHAEQKRPWHLPQISAMEIYNVHPDFMEELLGWRLHRLVTNVLVNLHAYPDQTFRLAFDPSTPVIENWDEMNISRKIGGFGGNDTHQNVGIYGIYKPDGSLLIRHAEGEDIKTYKLNFLSRGLLRLFFGPLEPNREIFRFQIDRYERMTRHVCTHVLAKDLTEEEIITAIKEGRAFVGFDMLADSTGFVWMAKDGNRQAVMGESIPYSPTLKLVAASPHLCRFIVRRHGIKVHEAEGATLEWKPEQPGKYRVEAELKILGEWVPWVYSNPVEITEPGAAAPADGADAAQELREIGTGVL